In Streptomyces sp. DG2A-72, one genomic interval encodes:
- a CDS encoding ABC transporter permease — protein MNVLNYIDAFFSDSAHWQGYDGIPTRVAEHIQYTLEALAIAAAVGLPVGLLTGHTGRGGNTLALIATAGRALPSFGLMVLMFVLLGLGLAPVMIPLVVLAIPPILVTTYEAMRSVDPAPVDAARGMGMAETKILFRVELPVALPLILSGLRSAAIQIVSTATIAAYVSFGGLGRYIVDGLYQRDYEKVVGGATLVAALALVTLGVFWAAGRLSVSRGVRRA, from the coding sequence GTGAACGTCCTGAACTACATCGACGCCTTCTTCAGCGACAGCGCCCACTGGCAGGGCTACGACGGCATCCCGACCCGTGTCGCCGAGCACATCCAGTACACGCTGGAGGCGCTCGCCATCGCCGCCGCCGTAGGGCTGCCGGTCGGCCTGCTCACCGGCCACACCGGACGCGGCGGCAACACCCTCGCCCTCATCGCCACCGCGGGGCGCGCGCTGCCCAGCTTCGGCCTGATGGTGCTGATGTTCGTGCTGCTGGGCCTGGGCCTCGCCCCCGTCATGATCCCGCTGGTCGTGCTCGCGATCCCGCCCATCCTCGTCACCACGTACGAGGCGATGCGCTCCGTCGACCCCGCGCCGGTGGACGCCGCCCGCGGCATGGGCATGGCCGAGACCAAGATCCTCTTCCGGGTCGAACTGCCCGTCGCGCTCCCGCTGATCCTCAGCGGACTGCGCTCCGCGGCCATCCAGATCGTCTCCACGGCCACCATCGCCGCGTACGTCAGCTTCGGCGGCCTCGGGCGCTACATCGTCGACGGCCTCTACCAGCGCGACTACGAGAAGGTCGTCGGCGGCGCCACGCTGGTCGCAGCCCTCGCCCTGGTCACCCTCGGGGTGTTCTGGGCGGCGGGCCGCCTCTCGGTGTCACGCGGAGTGCGCCGCGCGTAG
- a CDS encoding ABC transporter substrate-binding protein translates to MTSTVKSSWSSMRHPRAAAVALAAVAALVAGCGSADDSSNPLTEDKADGNTVVVGSNNFAESILLADIYGEALKAKGIKVEYKPNIGSRETTYGLLKNGSITVLPEYNGSLLAYLDPKAEQKSIEAVGSAVKAKLDSKLTLLDPSPAEDKDSVSVNAETAKKYNLTTSSTLEDIKDVAPEMVIGGSPEFQTRQQGLLGLKDVYGLEFKSFKALDAGGPLTTAALKKNTVQAADIFTTDPNITKEKFVVLQDPKNLFGFANVTPLVYKSGLSQEGVAALNAVSAKLDTKTLLELDSQVQLENKDPLDVAKTWLKTAGLS, encoded by the coding sequence GTGACTTCTACCGTGAAGAGCAGCTGGTCCAGCATGCGACACCCCCGCGCGGCCGCGGTCGCCCTCGCAGCAGTGGCGGCGCTCGTTGCCGGATGCGGCTCCGCCGACGATTCGTCCAACCCGCTGACGGAAGACAAGGCGGACGGCAACACGGTCGTCGTCGGCTCGAACAACTTCGCCGAGAGCATCCTGCTCGCCGACATCTACGGCGAGGCCCTGAAGGCCAAGGGCATCAAGGTCGAGTACAAGCCGAACATCGGCAGCCGTGAGACGACCTACGGCCTGCTCAAGAACGGTTCCATCACCGTCCTGCCCGAGTACAACGGCTCCCTGCTGGCGTACCTGGACCCGAAGGCGGAGCAGAAGTCCATCGAGGCCGTCGGCTCCGCGGTGAAGGCCAAGCTCGACTCCAAGCTGACGCTCCTCGACCCCTCGCCCGCCGAGGACAAGGACTCCGTGTCGGTGAACGCGGAGACCGCCAAGAAGTACAACCTCACCACGTCGTCCACCCTCGAGGACATCAAGGACGTCGCGCCCGAGATGGTCATCGGCGGCTCGCCCGAGTTCCAGACCCGCCAGCAGGGCCTGCTCGGCCTGAAGGACGTATACGGCCTGGAGTTCAAGTCCTTCAAGGCGCTCGACGCGGGCGGCCCGCTGACCACGGCGGCGCTGAAGAAGAACACCGTGCAGGCCGCGGACATCTTCACCACCGACCCGAACATCACCAAGGAGAAGTTCGTCGTCCTCCAGGACCCGAAGAACCTCTTCGGCTTCGCCAACGTGACGCCGCTCGTATACAAGTCCGGCCTCTCCCAGGAGGGCGTCGCCGCCCTCAACGCGGTCTCCGCCAAGCTGGACACCAAGACCCTGCTGGAGCTGGACTCCCAGGTCCAGCTCGAGAACAAGGACCCGCTGGACGTCGCCAAGACCTGGCTGAAGACGGCCGGCCTGAGCTGA
- a CDS encoding ATP/GTP-binding protein yields the protein MAGSEPAATAAAPPDTVKILIAGGFGVGKTTMVGSVSEIVPLRTEEPLTAAGLGIDDLDGIEEKRATTVALDFGRITISRELVLYLFGTPGQQRFWFMWNDLAIGALGAVVLIDVRRPESSFAAIDFFERRGIPFVVGVNGFYGAHPYPPEDIRDALALPEHVRVLLCDARKRESCRDVLIALIDQLIADAIEADGDDGLTRRDR from the coding sequence TTGGCCGGCTCTGAGCCCGCCGCCACGGCGGCAGCGCCACCCGACACGGTCAAGATCCTGATCGCCGGGGGCTTCGGCGTCGGCAAGACCACCATGGTCGGGTCCGTCAGCGAGATCGTCCCGCTGCGCACCGAGGAACCGCTGACCGCGGCGGGCCTGGGCATCGACGACCTCGACGGCATCGAGGAGAAGCGGGCCACCACCGTGGCCCTGGACTTCGGCCGGATCACCATCAGCCGGGAGCTGGTGCTGTATCTGTTCGGTACGCCCGGGCAGCAGCGGTTCTGGTTCATGTGGAACGACCTCGCCATCGGCGCTCTGGGCGCGGTGGTCCTGATCGACGTCCGCCGGCCCGAGTCCAGCTTCGCCGCGATCGACTTCTTCGAGCGCCGCGGCATCCCCTTCGTCGTGGGAGTGAACGGCTTCTACGGCGCACATCCCTACCCGCCCGAGGACATCCGGGACGCCCTGGCACTGCCGGAGCACGTCCGCGTACTGCTGTGCGACGCGCGGAAGCGGGAGTCGTGCCGGGACGTACTGATCGCGCTGATCGACCAGTTGATCGCCGACGCCATCGAGGCCGACGGGGACGACGGTCTCACTCGTCGGGACCGGTGA
- a CDS encoding roadblock/LC7 domain-containing protein — protein MTRPTPATHTQLDQLLTGLVERVAEVNHAVVLSEDGLVVSKSTGFLRDDAERLAATASGLMSLSKGVSMDFRGGPVRQALIEMAHSYLILTSAGPGAHLVVLTSQGADVGVVAYQMNMLVKKIGEHLSAAPRANVGPGA, from the coding sequence ATGACACGCCCCACCCCCGCCACGCACACCCAGCTCGATCAGCTGCTCACCGGACTCGTGGAGCGGGTCGCCGAGGTGAACCACGCCGTCGTGCTCTCCGAGGACGGGCTGGTCGTCAGCAAGTCCACCGGGTTTCTGCGCGACGACGCCGAACGGCTGGCGGCGACGGCGTCGGGCCTGATGAGCCTCAGCAAGGGCGTCAGCATGGACTTCCGCGGCGGCCCGGTGCGCCAGGCGCTGATCGAGATGGCGCACAGCTATCTGATCCTCACCTCCGCGGGCCCGGGCGCCCATCTCGTCGTCCTCACCAGCCAGGGCGCGGACGTCGGTGTGGTGGCGTACCAGATGAACATGCTGGTGAAGAAGATCGGCGAGCACCTGAGTGCGGCGCCGCGGGCCAATGTCGGTCCTGGCGCGTGA
- a CDS encoding nitrate- and nitrite sensing domain-containing protein, which translates to MSPRTRSRRRLGSIRLSLILLALVPSVTLAAMWGVTTTQMFTEGLRLRGQNELSRSTGAMGTEATLALQTERRLSAAWLASPNGSRNALDAQRRKTDEAVAKLVGQNDEIERAPARISDRLTSVVGSVSSLEYYRGQVDDPTDITAQQALDQYSAIIDEQIHAFQALSQVDDGDLTAQAGPLVALEHAAELASQEDARLTLAWPSGYLDEEAWSRFAESVNTRRWLVEDQIVPQMSGDAKTETERILQSREWQTLESLEDQVLAARADSAGARRIPLPDVQKQWETAFTKLADEYGLLITRQTAGLLDRSADTSANLLITAGSLSAGGLLALLLCVWMSWRITRSLSRRLRGLRVATLGLAQERLPDVVARLDRGEKVDVEQATPPLDYGHDELGQVATAFNTAQRTAVHTAVELADTRRGFQKVILGIARQSQNLVNLQLTKLDALERAHQDPEILKGLYELDSTASQLRRYEENLVIISGERPGRTWTEPVALTDILRSAVGEVAEYQRVEVHTEEEVALAPPAVADVIHLLAELIDNATVYSPAPSPVGVRAALVAKGLAVEVEDRGLGMSEEDYASLNAQLAEPPQFDVVALADDLRLGMFVISRLAHRHGIAVTLRSSPYGGTTAIVLIPHDVVVRDVPASDTDADADASSVTDADTVAGANAVTAADSITDADDIEHAEAAEPEEPVRAPRPVVAARTASARTASAPAADRRPAHAASKGGLTPLPRRVPQTSLAAELREEAPAAEENGHADDFTAEQAASSLAGFQRGTLRARDDGADEEPTAADAPQSSTPPADRS; encoded by the coding sequence ATGTCTCCACGGACACGTTCCCGGCGCCGCCTCGGCTCCATACGTCTCTCCCTGATCCTCCTGGCCCTGGTGCCCAGCGTCACCCTCGCCGCGATGTGGGGTGTGACGACGACGCAGATGTTCACGGAGGGACTGCGGCTGCGCGGGCAGAACGAGCTGAGCCGGTCGACCGGCGCCATGGGCACCGAGGCCACGCTCGCCCTGCAGACGGAGCGCAGGTTGTCGGCCGCGTGGCTGGCCTCACCGAACGGCTCCCGGAACGCCCTGGACGCGCAGCGGCGGAAGACGGACGAGGCGGTCGCGAAACTGGTCGGCCAGAACGACGAGATCGAGCGCGCCCCCGCCCGTATCTCGGACCGGCTGACCTCCGTCGTCGGATCGGTGAGCAGCCTCGAGTACTACCGCGGGCAGGTCGACGACCCCACCGACATCACCGCACAGCAGGCGCTGGACCAGTACAGCGCGATCATCGACGAGCAGATCCACGCCTTCCAGGCGCTCTCCCAGGTCGACGACGGCGACCTCACCGCCCAGGCGGGCCCGCTCGTCGCGCTGGAGCACGCGGCGGAGCTGGCCTCCCAGGAGGATGCCCGGCTCACCCTGGCGTGGCCGTCCGGGTACCTGGACGAGGAGGCCTGGTCCCGGTTCGCGGAGTCGGTCAACACGCGCCGCTGGCTCGTCGAGGACCAGATCGTCCCCCAGATGAGCGGCGACGCGAAGACGGAGACCGAGCGGATCCTGCAGAGCAGGGAATGGCAGACGCTGGAATCCCTCGAGGACCAGGTGCTGGCGGCCCGGGCGGACAGCGCGGGTGCCCGCAGGATCCCCCTGCCCGATGTGCAAAAACAGTGGGAAACCGCGTTCACGAAACTCGCCGACGAGTACGGGCTGCTGATCACACGGCAGACGGCCGGACTGCTCGACCGGAGCGCCGACACGTCGGCCAACCTGCTGATCACGGCCGGTTCGCTCAGCGCCGGCGGACTGCTCGCCCTGCTGCTGTGCGTGTGGATGTCCTGGCGCATCACCCGCTCCCTGTCCCGGCGGCTGCGCGGTCTGCGCGTGGCCACGCTCGGCCTGGCCCAGGAGCGGCTGCCCGATGTGGTCGCCCGGCTGGACCGGGGCGAGAAGGTCGACGTGGAGCAGGCGACCCCGCCGCTGGACTACGGCCACGACGAACTCGGCCAGGTGGCCACGGCGTTCAACACCGCGCAGCGCACGGCCGTGCACACCGCGGTCGAACTCGCGGACACCCGGCGCGGCTTCCAGAAGGTGATCCTGGGCATCGCCCGGCAGAGCCAGAACCTGGTCAATCTGCAGCTGACCAAGCTGGACGCGCTGGAGCGCGCGCACCAGGACCCCGAGATCCTCAAGGGCCTGTACGAACTGGACTCCACGGCCAGCCAGTTGCGCCGCTACGAGGAGAACCTCGTCATCATCAGCGGTGAGCGGCCCGGCCGCACCTGGACGGAGCCGGTCGCGCTGACCGACATCCTGCGCAGCGCGGTCGGCGAGGTCGCCGAGTACCAGCGGGTGGAGGTGCACACCGAGGAGGAGGTGGCGCTCGCGCCGCCCGCGGTGGCGGACGTGATCCATCTGCTGGCCGAGCTGATCGACAACGCGACCGTGTACTCCCCCGCGCCCAGCCCGGTCGGGGTGCGGGCCGCGCTGGTCGCCAAGGGCCTGGCCGTGGAGGTCGAGGACCGGGGGCTGGGGATGTCCGAGGAGGACTACGCCTCCCTCAACGCCCAGTTGGCCGAGCCACCGCAGTTCGACGTGGTGGCACTCGCCGACGACCTCCGGCTCGGCATGTTCGTGATCTCCCGGCTCGCACACCGGCACGGCATCGCCGTCACCCTGCGCTCCTCGCCGTACGGGGGGACCACGGCGATCGTGCTCATCCCGCACGACGTCGTGGTGCGGGACGTGCCGGCCTCGGACACCGATGCGGACGCGGACGCGAGTTCGGTTACGGATGCGGACACGGTTGCAGGCGCGAATGCCGTTACGGCCGCGGACTCGATCACGGACGCGGACGACATCGAGCACGCCGAGGCCGCCGAGCCCGAGGAGCCCGTACGGGCGCCCCGTCCCGTCGTCGCGGCCCGCACCGCCTCCGCCCGCACCGCCTCCGCCCCGGCCGCGGACCGTCGGCCCGCCCACGCTGCTTCCAAGGGCGGCCTCACCCCGCTGCCCCGCCGAGTGCCGCAGACCAGCCTCGCCGCCGAGCTGCGCGAGGAGGCCCCGGCCGCCGAAGAGAACGGTCACGCGGACGACTTCACCGCGGAGCAGGCCGCCTCCTCGCTCGCCGGGTTCCAGCGCGGCACGCTCCGGGCGCGTGACGACGGCGCCGACGAGGAGCCGACCGCGGCCGACGCCCCCCAGTCTTCGACTCCGCCCGCCGACCGCTCATGA
- a CDS encoding substrate-binding domain-containing protein translates to MKTPPPPSGSPRPARAAAVLAAACLLLAGCSGLDDADSRADTAAAGGTGMKVALITHGAEGDVFWEQVRKGAEAAAAKDDVELTYTSDSDPAGQAELMRNAIRDKADGIAVTLAKPAAMTGAVAEAKAAGIPVVGLNSGIDAWQSAGLLEYFGQDESVAGRAVGDKLDDLKAKHALCVIHERGNVALEARCAGVKKTFGGATQMLYVEGTDMAATSAAITAELRQDPSIDEVVTLGAQFALAAVGSVKEAGSAAKVATFDLDNDLVKAVANGSVQFAVDQQPYLQGYLAVDSLWLYRTNGNISGGGVAPVLTGPAIVSRANVGAVAGFAAKGTR, encoded by the coding sequence ATGAAGACTCCGCCTCCTCCCTCCGGTTCCCCACGTCCGGCTCGTGCCGCCGCCGTCCTGGCCGCCGCCTGTCTGCTGCTGGCCGGCTGCTCCGGGCTCGATGACGCCGACAGCCGGGCGGACACGGCAGCGGCGGGCGGGACAGGGATGAAGGTCGCTCTGATCACCCACGGCGCAGAGGGCGACGTCTTCTGGGAGCAGGTGCGGAAGGGGGCCGAGGCGGCGGCCGCCAAGGACGACGTCGAACTCACCTACACCAGCGACTCCGACCCGGCGGGCCAGGCCGAGCTGATGCGGAACGCGATCCGGGACAAGGCCGACGGCATCGCGGTGACCCTGGCCAAGCCGGCGGCGATGACCGGTGCGGTCGCCGAGGCCAAGGCGGCGGGCATACCCGTGGTCGGACTCAACTCCGGCATCGACGCCTGGCAGTCGGCGGGGCTCCTGGAGTACTTCGGCCAGGACGAGAGCGTCGCGGGCCGGGCCGTCGGCGACAAGCTGGACGACCTCAAGGCCAAGCACGCCCTCTGTGTCATCCACGAACGCGGCAACGTCGCCCTGGAGGCGCGCTGCGCCGGCGTGAAGAAGACGTTCGGCGGCGCGACGCAGATGCTCTATGTGGAGGGCACCGACATGGCCGCGACCTCCGCCGCGATCACGGCCGAGCTGCGCCAGGACCCGAGCATCGACGAAGTGGTCACCTTGGGCGCGCAGTTCGCGCTCGCCGCGGTCGGCTCGGTGAAGGAGGCGGGCAGCGCCGCGAAGGTGGCGACGTTCGACCTCGACAACGACCTGGTCAAGGCCGTGGCGAACGGTTCCGTGCAGTTCGCGGTGGACCAGCAGCCGTATCTGCAGGGGTATCTCGCCGTGGACTCCCTGTGGCTGTACCGGACGAACGGCAACATCAGCGGCGGCGGTGTGGCCCCGGTGCTCACCGGCCCGGCGATCGTCTCCAGGGCGAACGTCGGCGCGGTGGCCGGGTTCGCCGCCAAGGGCACGCGCTGA
- a CDS encoding SAM-dependent methyltransferase: MTTDGIDTEHAHSARIYDYIIGGNDHYPADREAGDAMVREWPALPVHMRANRDFMNRAVRYLAEEAGIRQFLDIGTGIPTSPNIHEIAQAAAPGARVVYVDNDPLVLALSEGLMSGTAEGRVSYIEADMREPAAVLDAPAFRDTLDLGEPVALTVIAIVHFLLDEDDAVGIVRRLLEPLPAGSFLAMSIGTAEFAPEEVGRVAREYAARGMPMRLRTHGEAEEFFTGLELVEPGIVQVHKWRPDGTGTEVVRDEDIAMYGAVARKAI; the protein is encoded by the coding sequence TTGACCACCGATGGCATCGACACCGAGCATGCTCACTCCGCCCGGATCTACGACTACATCATCGGCGGAAACGACCACTACCCGGCCGACCGGGAAGCCGGTGATGCCATGGTTCGGGAGTGGCCTGCGTTGCCTGTTCATATGCGGGCCAACCGGGACTTCATGAACCGGGCGGTTCGGTATCTGGCGGAGGAGGCGGGGATACGGCAGTTCCTGGACATCGGGACGGGCATACCGACCTCGCCGAACATCCATGAGATCGCCCAGGCAGCGGCTCCCGGTGCACGGGTGGTGTACGTCGACAACGATCCGCTCGTGCTCGCGCTGTCGGAAGGGCTGATGTCGGGTACGGCGGAGGGCAGGGTGTCGTACATCGAGGCGGACATGCGTGAACCGGCGGCCGTGCTCGACGCCCCGGCCTTCCGTGACACGCTCGATCTCGGTGAGCCGGTCGCGCTGACGGTGATCGCGATCGTGCACTTCCTGCTGGACGAGGACGACGCCGTCGGGATCGTACGACGACTGCTGGAACCGCTGCCCGCGGGCAGTTTTCTCGCGATGTCCATCGGTACCGCCGAGTTCGCGCCCGAGGAGGTCGGACGGGTGGCGCGGGAGTACGCGGCTCGCGGTATGCCGATGCGGCTGCGGACGCACGGCGAGGCCGAGGAGTTCTTCACGGGCCTCGAGCTCGTCGAGCCGGGCATCGTCCAGGTCCACAAGTGGCGTCCGGACGGCACGGGCACCGAGGTGGTCCGGGACGAGGACATCGCGATGTACGGGGCGGTGGCGCGCAAGGCGATCTGA
- a CDS encoding DUF6114 domain-containing protein — protein MSERPRRGLRPAFRGWRAGRPFWGGLLLVLGGVEVLLTMKASMKVMLHVGMQGVAGYLLPTLMVLLGLLVLFNPAQRLFYSITGVLVSLGTWMTSNLGGFFVGLLLGVVGSCLVFGWLPDQEPRRFRRKVVKAVSP, from the coding sequence ATGTCGGAGCGTCCACGTCGAGGACTGCGGCCCGCCTTCCGGGGGTGGCGGGCCGGCCGGCCGTTCTGGGGCGGGTTGCTGCTCGTGCTGGGCGGGGTGGAGGTCCTGCTCACCATGAAGGCGTCGATGAAGGTCATGCTGCATGTGGGGATGCAGGGGGTGGCGGGATATCTGCTGCCGACACTGATGGTGCTGCTGGGGTTGCTGGTTCTGTTCAATCCGGCGCAGCGGTTGTTCTATTCGATCACCGGGGTGCTGGTGTCGCTGGGGACCTGGATGACGTCGAACCTGGGTGGCTTCTTCGTGGGGCTGCTGTTGGGTGTGGTGGGGAGTTGTCTTGTGTTCGGGTGGCTGCCGGATCAGGAACCTCGGCGGTTTCGGCGGAAGGTTGTGAAAGCGGTCTCGCCGTAG
- a CDS encoding DUF6230 family protein, which produces MTPPSDVSSSADHTPENPESGSTASAEPHRRGRVRLRRAAVLAVPATLVTAALAVLTAEGALGVQFAISGMPFTVTATELKGTGFEQFGGLDNMAPGSPNAGDTGGQVLVVTSAIKDATLTKLCQSVDLGGTNLLITAGSGAQKVRARDLTTDSTELSGDAAFKNIEIGNDASTLTKAGVKGPIGVFSQQADTVRIANLRQTNYATTAGVFKLPGLKLGFSSKGC; this is translated from the coding sequence ATGACCCCACCTTCGGACGTCTCGTCGTCCGCCGACCACACCCCCGAGAACCCCGAAAGCGGTTCCACAGCCTCCGCCGAGCCGCACAGACGCGGCCGGGTCCGGCTGCGTCGGGCCGCGGTGCTGGCGGTACCCGCCACGCTGGTCACGGCCGCGCTCGCGGTGCTCACCGCCGAAGGGGCGCTGGGCGTGCAGTTCGCGATCTCCGGCATGCCCTTCACCGTCACGGCGACCGAGCTCAAGGGCACCGGTTTCGAGCAGTTCGGCGGCCTCGACAACATGGCGCCGGGCAGCCCGAACGCGGGCGACACCGGCGGACAGGTACTGGTCGTCACGTCCGCGATCAAGGACGCGACGCTCACCAAGCTGTGTCAGAGCGTCGATCTCGGCGGTACGAACCTGCTGATCACGGCGGGCAGTGGTGCGCAGAAGGTGCGGGCGCGCGACCTGACCACCGACTCGACCGAGTTGTCCGGTGACGCCGCCTTCAAGAACATCGAGATCGGCAACGACGCGAGTACGTTGACCAAGGCCGGGGTGAAGGGGCCGATCGGGGTGTTCAGCCAGCAGGCCGACACCGTGCGCATCGCCAATCTGCGGCAGACCAACTACGCGACCACGGCAGGGGTGTTCAAGCTTCCCGGCCTGAAACTCGGCTTCAGCAGCAAGGGTTGCTGA
- a CDS encoding Tat pathway signal sequence domain protein, whose amino-acid sequence MRTRTLLTLATAVAALTLPAAVPASAADTPVLTTGGLAGTPVAVGDVLTAPLASGTTATLYSSATGTSGISCTSSQFTATVTDNPTAPGTATESVTGHTFNSSSCTTNVVGVLGVTSISVDNLPYSTSVSSDGSLTVTPASGSAIQTTVVLRTLLGSITCVYQAPSLTGRADNTDNSIAFTAQQFTKTSGSSLCFANGYFTAKYAPVTNSGALVYVN is encoded by the coding sequence ATGCGCACGCGAACCCTGCTCACCCTGGCCACCGCCGTCGCCGCCCTCACCCTCCCGGCCGCCGTCCCCGCCTCCGCGGCCGACACCCCGGTCCTCACCACCGGCGGCCTCGCCGGCACGCCCGTCGCCGTCGGCGATGTCCTCACCGCACCGCTGGCCAGTGGCACCACCGCCACCCTCTACTCCAGCGCGACCGGCACCAGCGGTATCTCGTGCACGTCGTCGCAGTTCACCGCCACCGTCACCGACAACCCCACCGCACCCGGCACCGCCACGGAGTCGGTCACGGGCCACACCTTCAACAGCAGCAGCTGCACCACCAACGTCGTCGGCGTGCTCGGTGTCACCAGCATCTCCGTCGACAACCTGCCCTACAGCACGTCCGTGTCCTCCGACGGCAGCCTCACCGTGACCCCGGCGAGCGGCTCCGCCATCCAGACCACGGTCGTGCTGCGCACCCTTCTGGGCAGCATCACCTGCGTCTACCAGGCCCCCAGCCTGACCGGCAGGGCGGACAACACCGACAACAGCATCGCCTTCACCGCCCAGCAGTTCACCAAGACGTCCGGCTCCTCGCTCTGCTTCGCGAACGGTTACTTCACCGCCAAGTACGCCCCGGTGACCAATTCGGGCGCGCTCGTCTACGTCAACTGA
- a CDS encoding lytic polysaccharide monooxygenase encodes MSRMTAYRRALRAVAVVPFLLPLWAAGPAQAHGAPTDPVSRVYACSPEGGDATGSAACEAAVGANGAPFTAWDNLRIANVNGRDRQTIPDGQLCSGGLPAYRGLDLARSDWPSTSLKPGAALTMRYASTIPHTGTFRLYLTKQGYDPSKPLTWSDLPSQPFAEVTDPALTDGAYRITGTLPSDRTGRHVLYTIWQNTSTADTYYSCSDVMFPASGQGGSAATPKAPGSASPADKSASAAAKSKAPSPTPTRSSAPPSPTAPATPQTPDSTPLASTPDADSGPSAPMVAGGAAAVLVLTGGAALALRLRRR; translated from the coding sequence ATGTCCCGGATGACCGCATACCGCAGAGCCCTGAGGGCCGTAGCCGTGGTCCCGTTCCTTCTTCCGCTCTGGGCGGCGGGACCGGCACAGGCGCACGGTGCGCCCACGGACCCGGTGAGCCGGGTGTACGCCTGCTCCCCCGAGGGCGGCGACGCGACCGGTTCGGCGGCCTGCGAGGCGGCCGTCGGTGCGAACGGCGCGCCCTTCACCGCCTGGGACAACCTGCGGATCGCGAACGTGAACGGCCGGGACCGGCAGACCATCCCCGACGGACAGCTGTGCAGCGGCGGCCTGCCCGCGTACCGGGGCCTCGACCTGGCCCGCTCCGACTGGCCGTCGACGAGCCTGAAACCGGGCGCGGCGCTGACGATGCGGTACGCCTCGACGATCCCGCACACCGGCACGTTCCGGCTCTACCTGACGAAGCAGGGATACGACCCGTCGAAACCGCTCACCTGGTCCGACCTGCCGTCGCAACCGTTTGCCGAGGTGACGGACCCGGCCCTGACGGACGGGGCGTACCGGATCACCGGGACGCTGCCGTCCGACCGGACGGGCCGGCATGTGCTGTACACGATCTGGCAGAACACCAGCACGGCGGACACGTACTACTCGTGCTCGGACGTGATGTTCCCGGCGTCCGGGCAGGGCGGGAGCGCGGCGACGCCGAAAGCGCCGGGCTCGGCGTCGCCGGCCGATAAGTCGGCATCGGCTGCCGCGAAGAGCAAGGCCCCGTCGCCGACGCCCACCCGAAGCAGCGCGCCGCCGAGTCCGACGGCCCCGGCCACCCCGCAGACCCCGGACAGCACCCCGCTCGCCTCCACCCCCGACGCCGACTCGGGTCCCTCGGCCCCGATGGTGGCGGGCGGCGCCGCGGCGGTGCTGGTGCTCACCGGCGGCGCCGCCCTGGCCCTGCGTCTGCGCCGGCGCTGA